The Triticum aestivum cultivar Chinese Spring chromosome 7B, IWGSC CS RefSeq v2.1, whole genome shotgun sequence genome window below encodes:
- the LOC123159406 gene encoding probable flavin-containing monooxygenase 1 isoform X3: MGLDEKSVAIVGAGVSGLAACKHLLERGCRPVVFDAGDAVGGVWPNAMEGTRLQAPRHMYRYSDFPWPDSVTEMFPNQRQVADYLHAYARRFGVLDCVRLGHRVTSMEYVGVAEEEVVAWEEWAGCGQAFGSSDREWRLTVADDEGHIEVHMVDFVILCTGRFSNYPNIPNFPPGRGPEAFDGKVIHSMDYSKMGSEKAKEMIKDKCVTVVGYGNSALDIANECAKVNGMEKPCTMVVRTKQWIIPNFYAWGINISNFYLTRFAELLIHKPGEGFLSILATVLTPLRLMISKFAESYYSIPMKKHDMVPDHSFFEGMVGCILSTTPKDHYNNLEEGIIVIRKSKTFGFCKEGVLVEGSAYILRFHNLRSSDILTTMRMSTLQNYGLSG, from the exons ATGGGCCTGGATGAGAAGAGCGTGGCCATCGTGGGCGCCGGCGTGAGCGGCCTGGCGGCGTGCAAGCACCTGCTGGAGCGCGGCTGCCGGCCGGTGGTCTTTGATGCGGGCGACGCCGTCGGGGGCGTGTGGCCGAACGCCATGGAGGGGACCAGGCTCCAGGCGCCACGGCACATGTATCGCTACTCCGACTTCCCCTGGCCGGACTCCGTGACGGAGATGTTCCCCAACCAGCGCCAGGTCGCCGACTACCTCCACGCCTACGCGCGCCGCTTCGGCGTGCTCGACTGCGTCAGGCTCGGCCACCGCGTGACCAGCATGGAGTACGTCGGCGtggcagaggaggaggtggtggcgtggGAGGAGTGGGCCGGCTGCGGCCAGGCGTTCGGCTCCAGCGACAGGGAGTGGCGCCTCACGGTGGCCGACGACGAAGGTCACATAGAG GTACACATGGTAGACTTTGTGATTCTTTGTACGGGAAGGTTTAGCAATTATCCCAACATACCCAATTTCCCTCCTGGTAGAGGCCCAGAAGCATTTGATGGGAAAGTGATCCACTCCATGGACTACTCCAAAATGGGTAGTGAGAAAGCTAAGGAGATGATCAAGGACAAGTGTGTGACTGTCGTTGGCTATGGAAATTCAGCCCTTGACATTGCTAATGAATGCGCAAAAGTAAACG GTATGGAGAAACCATGCACAATGGTAGTCCGAACCAAGCAATGGATCATACCGAACTTCTATGCTTGGGGTATTAACATATCAAATTTCTATCTAACTCGTTTTGCTGAACTCCTTATTCACAAGCCCGGTGAAGGTTTCCTCAGCATATTAGCTACCGTCTTGACTCCATTG AGGTTGATGATTTCAAAGTTTGCTGAGAGCTACTACTCCATTCCAATGAAGAAGCATGACATGGTGCCTGACCACAGCTTTTTTGAGGGGATGGTGGGATGTATTCTTTCCACTACACCCAAGGATCATTACAATAATCTAGAGGAAGGCATCATCGTTATTAGAAAGTCGAAGACCTTTGGCTTTTGCAAAGAAGGTGTGCTCGTTGAAG GGAGTGCATACATCCTAAGATTCCACAACTTGCGGTCCTCGGATATTCTGACAACTATGCGAATGTCTACACTTCAGAACTACGGTCTAAGTGGCTAG
- the LOC123159406 gene encoding probable flavin-containing monooxygenase 1 isoform X1, with translation MGLDEKSVAIVGAGVSGLAACKHLLERGCRPVVFDAGDAVGGVWPNAMEGTRLQAPRHMYRYSDFPWPDSVTEMFPNQRQVADYLHAYARRFGVLDCVRLGHRVTSMEYVGVAEEEVVAWEEWAGCGQAFGSSDREWRLTVADDEGHIEVHMVDFVILCTGRFSNYPNIPNFPPGRGPEAFDGKVIHSMDYSKMGSEKAKEMIKDKCVTVVGYGNSALDIANECAKVNGMEKPCTMVVRTKQWIIPNFYAWGINISNFYLTRFAELLIHKPGEGFLSILATVLTPLRLMISKFAESYYSIPMKKHDMVPDHSFFEGMVGCILSTTPKDHYNNLEEGIIVIRKSKTFGFCKEGVLVEGESTLVKSDIVIFGTGFNGDQNIKDMFMSKYFHTIIVGSTSTTAQLYRECIHPKIPQLAVLGYSDNYANVYTSELRSKWLAYFMDGGFRLPSVEAMQRDVLECEKVMKHYSRDESRTPCTGLLPTWYNDRLCEDMGCNPRRKNGFFAELFEAYGPDDYSDLHPK, from the exons ATGGGCCTGGATGAGAAGAGCGTGGCCATCGTGGGCGCCGGCGTGAGCGGCCTGGCGGCGTGCAAGCACCTGCTGGAGCGCGGCTGCCGGCCGGTGGTCTTTGATGCGGGCGACGCCGTCGGGGGCGTGTGGCCGAACGCCATGGAGGGGACCAGGCTCCAGGCGCCACGGCACATGTATCGCTACTCCGACTTCCCCTGGCCGGACTCCGTGACGGAGATGTTCCCCAACCAGCGCCAGGTCGCCGACTACCTCCACGCCTACGCGCGCCGCTTCGGCGTGCTCGACTGCGTCAGGCTCGGCCACCGCGTGACCAGCATGGAGTACGTCGGCGtggcagaggaggaggtggtggcgtggGAGGAGTGGGCCGGCTGCGGCCAGGCGTTCGGCTCCAGCGACAGGGAGTGGCGCCTCACGGTGGCCGACGACGAAGGTCACATAGAG GTACACATGGTAGACTTTGTGATTCTTTGTACGGGAAGGTTTAGCAATTATCCCAACATACCCAATTTCCCTCCTGGTAGAGGCCCAGAAGCATTTGATGGGAAAGTGATCCACTCCATGGACTACTCCAAAATGGGTAGTGAGAAAGCTAAGGAGATGATCAAGGACAAGTGTGTGACTGTCGTTGGCTATGGAAATTCAGCCCTTGACATTGCTAATGAATGCGCAAAAGTAAACG GTATGGAGAAACCATGCACAATGGTAGTCCGAACCAAGCAATGGATCATACCGAACTTCTATGCTTGGGGTATTAACATATCAAATTTCTATCTAACTCGTTTTGCTGAACTCCTTATTCACAAGCCCGGTGAAGGTTTCCTCAGCATATTAGCTACCGTCTTGACTCCATTG AGGTTGATGATTTCAAAGTTTGCTGAGAGCTACTACTCCATTCCAATGAAGAAGCATGACATGGTGCCTGACCACAGCTTTTTTGAGGGGATGGTGGGATGTATTCTTTCCACTACACCCAAGGATCATTACAATAATCTAGAGGAAGGCATCATCGTTATTAGAAAGTCGAAGACCTTTGGCTTTTGCAAAGAAGGTGTGCTCGTTGAAGGTGAATCTACGTTGGTAAAGAGTGACATAGTTATCTTCGGAACAGGATTCAATGGTGATCAAAACATCAAGGACATGTTCATGTCAAAGTACTTTCATACTATCATCGTTGGTTCAACATCCACAACTGCACAACTTTATAG GGAGTGCATACATCCTAAGATTCCACAACTTGCGGTCCTCGGATATTCTGACAACTATGCGAATGTCTACACTTCAGAACTACGGTCTAAGTGGCTAGCATATTTCATGGATGGTGGATTTAGATTACCAAGTGTTGAAGCAATGCAGAGGGATGTACTTGAATGCGAGAAGGTAATGAAGCATTACTCCCGTGACGAATCACGTACACCGTGCACTGGACTTCTTCCTACTTGGTACAATGATAGATTATGTGAAGACATGGGATGCAACCCGAGAAGGAAGAATGGATTTTTTGCCGAATTATTTGAGGCCTATGGTCCCGATGATTATAGCGATCTTCACCCTAAGTAA
- the LOC123159406 gene encoding probable flavin-containing monooxygenase 1 isoform X2 — protein sequence MGLDEKSVAIVGAGVSGLAACKHLLERGCRPVVFDAGDAVGGVWPNAMEGTRLQAPRHMYRYSDFPWPDSVTEMFPNQRQVADYLHAYARRFGVLDCVRLGHRVTSMEYVGVAEEEVVAWEEWAGCGQAFGSSDREWRLTVADDEGHIEVHMVDFVILCTGRFSNYPNIPNFPPGRGPEAFDGKVIHSMDYSKMGSEKAKEMIKDKCVTVVGYGNSALDIANECAKVNGMEKPCTMVVRTKQWIIPNFYAWGINISNFYLTRFAELLIHKPGEGFLSILATVLTPLRLMISKFAESYYSIPMKKHDMVPDHSFFEGMVGCILSTTPKDHYNNLEEGIIVIRKSKTFGFCKEGVLVEGESTLVKSDIVIFGTGFNGDQNIKDMFMSKECIHPKIPQLAVLGYSDNYANVYTSELRSKWLAYFMDGGFRLPSVEAMQRDVLECEKVMKHYSRDESRTPCTGLLPTWYNDRLCEDMGCNPRRKNGFFAELFEAYGPDDYSDLHPK from the exons ATGGGCCTGGATGAGAAGAGCGTGGCCATCGTGGGCGCCGGCGTGAGCGGCCTGGCGGCGTGCAAGCACCTGCTGGAGCGCGGCTGCCGGCCGGTGGTCTTTGATGCGGGCGACGCCGTCGGGGGCGTGTGGCCGAACGCCATGGAGGGGACCAGGCTCCAGGCGCCACGGCACATGTATCGCTACTCCGACTTCCCCTGGCCGGACTCCGTGACGGAGATGTTCCCCAACCAGCGCCAGGTCGCCGACTACCTCCACGCCTACGCGCGCCGCTTCGGCGTGCTCGACTGCGTCAGGCTCGGCCACCGCGTGACCAGCATGGAGTACGTCGGCGtggcagaggaggaggtggtggcgtggGAGGAGTGGGCCGGCTGCGGCCAGGCGTTCGGCTCCAGCGACAGGGAGTGGCGCCTCACGGTGGCCGACGACGAAGGTCACATAGAG GTACACATGGTAGACTTTGTGATTCTTTGTACGGGAAGGTTTAGCAATTATCCCAACATACCCAATTTCCCTCCTGGTAGAGGCCCAGAAGCATTTGATGGGAAAGTGATCCACTCCATGGACTACTCCAAAATGGGTAGTGAGAAAGCTAAGGAGATGATCAAGGACAAGTGTGTGACTGTCGTTGGCTATGGAAATTCAGCCCTTGACATTGCTAATGAATGCGCAAAAGTAAACG GTATGGAGAAACCATGCACAATGGTAGTCCGAACCAAGCAATGGATCATACCGAACTTCTATGCTTGGGGTATTAACATATCAAATTTCTATCTAACTCGTTTTGCTGAACTCCTTATTCACAAGCCCGGTGAAGGTTTCCTCAGCATATTAGCTACCGTCTTGACTCCATTG AGGTTGATGATTTCAAAGTTTGCTGAGAGCTACTACTCCATTCCAATGAAGAAGCATGACATGGTGCCTGACCACAGCTTTTTTGAGGGGATGGTGGGATGTATTCTTTCCACTACACCCAAGGATCATTACAATAATCTAGAGGAAGGCATCATCGTTATTAGAAAGTCGAAGACCTTTGGCTTTTGCAAAGAAGGTGTGCTCGTTGAAGGTGAATCTACGTTGGTAAAGAGTGACATAGTTATCTTCGGAACAGGATTCAATGGTGATCAAAACATCAAGGACATGTTCATGTCAAA GGAGTGCATACATCCTAAGATTCCACAACTTGCGGTCCTCGGATATTCTGACAACTATGCGAATGTCTACACTTCAGAACTACGGTCTAAGTGGCTAGCATATTTCATGGATGGTGGATTTAGATTACCAAGTGTTGAAGCAATGCAGAGGGATGTACTTGAATGCGAGAAGGTAATGAAGCATTACTCCCGTGACGAATCACGTACACCGTGCACTGGACTTCTTCCTACTTGGTACAATGATAGATTATGTGAAGACATGGGATGCAACCCGAGAAGGAAGAATGGATTTTTTGCCGAATTATTTGAGGCCTATGGTCCCGATGATTATAGCGATCTTCACCCTAAGTAA
- the LOC123162975 gene encoding cytosolic sulfotransferase 5 translates to MASTGAPMSAGAAVEKEEAVASAVIANPHADLAEIMPSLPTAPGFPPYRLRRYGGFWHTDLYLKFIGASHACFKPRPTDVLLASFPKTGTTWLKALAFSALNRAAHPPSVGADHPLHRNSPHDLVRFLELADQDDDGLIYEEIPSPRLLATHVPYSLLPRGITGTKDGSGGRIVYVCRDPKDTFVSFWHYHEKTTATLQRMADVGGASAAMPTFEEAFELFCQGQSVAGPQWRHTLEYWEVSRRSPDQVLFLRYEDMLLDPSGSLMKLAAFMACPFSPEEEAAGVVRDIVELCSLGTLKGLEVNRRGSTMLGLKNEAFFRNGTVGDWSNCMTPAMAARLDGIVAEALQGSMLTFGASSKDEV, encoded by the coding sequence ATGGCCAGTACTGGTGCTCCTATGTCGGCCGGCGCAGCCGTAGAGAAAGAAGAAGCTGTAGCATCCGCGGTCATCGCCAACCCGCATGCCGACCTAGCGGAGATCATGCCATCGCTGCCCACTGCGCCGGGGTTCCCCCCGTACCGGCTGCGCCGATACGGCGGCTTCTGGCACACTGACCTCTATCTCAAGTTCATCGGCGCGTCGCACGCGTGTTTCAAGCCGCGGCCCACCGACGTGCTTCTCGCGAGCTTCCCCAAGACCGGTACCACCTGGCTCAAGGCGCTCGCGTTCTCCGCGCTCAACCGTGCCGCCCATCCGCCGTCCGTCGGAGCCGACCACCCGCTCCACCGCAACAGCCCCCATGACCTCGTCCGCTTCCTCGAGCTCGCCGACCAAGACGACGATGGTCTGATCTACGAGGAGATCCCTTCTCCCCGGCTGCTCGCCACCCACGTGCCCTACTCCCTGCTGCCCCGCGGCATCACGGGCACGAAGGACGGCTCCGGCGGCCGGATCGTGTACGTCTGCCGGGACCCCAAGGACACGTTTGTATCCTTCTGGCACTACCACGAGAAGACCACGGCGACACTGCAGCGGATGGCCGACGTCGGCGGCGCGTCGGCCGCCATGCCGACGTTCGAGGAGGCGTTCGAGCTCTTCTGCCAGGGCCAGAGCGTGGCGGGGCCACAGTGGCGCCACACGCTCGAGTACTGGGAGGTGAGCCGCCGGAGCCCCGATCAGGTGCTGTTCCTTAGGTACGAGGACATGCTGCTTGACCCGTCGGGTAGCCTGATGAAGTTGGCGGCGTTCATGGCATGCCCCttctcgccagaggaggaggcggccggcgtgGTGCGCGACATCGTGGAGCTCTGCAGCTTGGGTACGCTGAAGGGGCTTGAGGTGAACAGGAGAGGGAGCACGATGCTGGGGCTCAAGAACGAGGCCTTCTTTAGGAACGGCACGGTGGGGGATTGGAGCAACTGCATGAcgccggccatggcggcgcggctGGACGGCATCGTCGCCGAGGCGCTCCAGGGGTCCATGCTCACCTTTGGCGCTTCCTCCAAGGATGAAGTCTAG